The Geomonas ferrireducens genome includes a window with the following:
- a CDS encoding anthranilate synthase component II: MLLMIDNYDSFTYNIVQYLGELGEEVKVFRNDKITLDEIEALAPDRIVVSPGPCSPEEAGISVEAIRRFAGKIPILGVCLGHQSIGYAFGGKIIRSATLMHGKTSPIHHDGQGLFKGLPNPFAATRYHSLIVERDTLPAELEVTAWVEEGEIMGMRHRTLPLWGVQFHPESILTQGGMDLLKNFLEMSR, encoded by the coding sequence ATGCTCCTGATGATAGACAACTACGACTCCTTCACCTACAACATCGTCCAGTATCTTGGCGAACTGGGCGAGGAGGTGAAGGTTTTCCGCAACGACAAGATCACCCTTGACGAGATCGAGGCGCTCGCGCCCGACCGGATCGTGGTGTCCCCCGGGCCGTGTTCGCCCGAGGAGGCAGGCATCTCGGTCGAGGCGATCCGCCGCTTCGCCGGCAAGATCCCGATCCTGGGCGTCTGCCTGGGGCACCAGTCCATCGGCTACGCCTTCGGCGGCAAGATCATCCGGAGTGCGACCCTGATGCACGGCAAGACCTCGCCCATCCATCACGACGGTCAGGGGCTTTTCAAGGGGCTTCCGAACCCGTTCGCCGCCACCCGCTACCACTCCCTCATCGTCGAGCGCGATACGCTTCCCGCCGAGCTGGAGGTAACCGCCTGGGTTGAGGAGGGGGAGATCATGGGGATGCGGCACCGCACCCTTCCGCTCTGGGGGGTGCAGTTCCACCCGGAATCCATACTCACCCAAGGGGGGATGGACCTTTTGAAGAACTTCCTCGAGATGTCGAGATAG